The Flavobacterium sp. 123 genome contains a region encoding:
- a CDS encoding type I restriction enzyme HsdR N-terminal domain-containing protein — translation MQKLNFSSYSFRLKNSENKVSIFDEIRKKFIILTPEEWVRQHVVQFLLEEKKYPKSLINVEKVLKVNGLRKRYDVVVFNPDGSIYILIECKAPQIKIAQSTFDQIARYNMTMQSQFLMVTNGLNHYFCQMDFENEKYQFLPELPNYMSKTLSE, via the coding sequence ATGCAAAAACTGAATTTTTCTTCTTATTCTTTTCGTCTCAAAAATAGCGAAAATAAAGTGTCTATTTTTGATGAAATCAGGAAAAAATTTATCATTCTCACACCAGAAGAATGGGTTCGTCAGCATGTAGTTCAATTTCTTTTGGAAGAAAAAAAATACCCAAAATCATTAATAAATGTTGAAAAAGTTTTAAAAGTCAACGGATTACGAAAACGGTATGATGTTGTTGTCTTTAATCCAGATGGTTCAATTTATATTCTAATTGAATGCAAAGCCCCTCAAATAAAAATAGCACAATCTACTTTTGACCAAATTGCACGCTATAATATGACCATGCAATCACAATTTTTAATGGTGACTAATGGTTTGAATCATTACTTTTGCCAGATGGATTTTGAAAACGAGAAATATCAATTTCTACCAGAATTACCTAATTATATGTCTAAAACTTTATCTGAATGA
- a CDS encoding L-threonylcarbamoyladenylate synthase gives MAQFIKIYEDKPNEAAIAKVVKVLKDGGLVIYPTDTVYGLGCDITNTKALERIAKIKGVKLDKANFSFICHDLSNLSDYVKQIDTATFKILKRALPGPYTFILPGNANLPKEFKKKTTVGIRVPDNSIALEIVRQLGNPIVSTSIHDDDDVIEYTTDPELIFEKWQNLVDMVIDGGYGDNMGSTIIDLSGDEPIVVREGKGSLDII, from the coding sequence ATGGCTCAATTTATAAAAATATACGAAGACAAACCTAATGAAGCGGCTATTGCCAAAGTGGTAAAGGTTCTAAAGGATGGAGGCTTGGTTATTTATCCAACCGATACCGTTTATGGTTTAGGCTGTGACATTACAAACACTAAAGCATTAGAACGAATTGCAAAAATAAAAGGGGTGAAGTTAGACAAAGCAAACTTTTCTTTTATATGTCATGATTTGAGCAATTTATCAGATTATGTTAAACAAATTGACACTGCAACTTTTAAAATTTTGAAGAGAGCGTTGCCAGGACCTTATACTTTCATTCTTCCAGGAAATGCTAATTTGCCAAAAGAATTTAAAAAGAAAACAACTGTTGGTATTCGTGTACCAGATAATTCAATTGCGCTGGAAATTGTTCGTCAATTAGGAAACCCTATCGTTTCAACATCCATTCATGATGACGATGATGTAATTGAATATACTACTGATCCAGAACTTATTTTTGAGAAATGGCAGAACCTTGTTGACATGGTTATTGATGGTGGTTATGGAGATAATATGGGATCTACAATCATAGATTTATCAGGTGATGAACCTATTGTTGTCAGAGAAGGTAAAGGAAGTTTAGATATTATTTAA
- a CDS encoding glycosyltransferase family 2 protein — protein MKVAVVILNWNGVQLLEQFLPSVVKNSPDATVFVADNASTDNSISYVNTFFPTVKIIKNDLNLGFAGGYNEALKSVDADLFALVNSDIEVTENWLKPIITTFENEPKTAIIQPKILDYKRKEYFEYAGAAGGFIDKYGYPYCRGRIFETLEKDNGQYDDTSEIFWASGACFFIRSSVYKELKGFDADFFAHQEEVDLCWRTINKGYTIMYNSASVVYHVGGATLQQGNPKKTFLNFRNSLLMLTKNLPQKEIYSILFQRMILDGIAAIQFLLKGKTNHFLAVLKAHASFYSLFTIHYNKREVFQVEKYYTVKSIVYLYFIKNVMIFKDILTFK, from the coding sequence ATGAAAGTAGCAGTTGTTATCCTTAATTGGAATGGAGTACAATTATTAGAACAATTTTTACCTTCAGTAGTTAAAAATTCTCCGGATGCTACCGTTTTTGTTGCTGATAATGCTTCAACGGATAATTCTATTTCCTATGTAAATACTTTTTTTCCTACAGTTAAAATCATCAAAAACGACTTGAATTTGGGTTTTGCAGGGGGGTATAATGAAGCCTTAAAAAGTGTTGATGCTGATCTTTTTGCTTTGGTAAATTCAGATATTGAAGTAACCGAAAATTGGCTAAAACCTATCATTACTACTTTCGAAAACGAACCTAAAACAGCTATTATCCAACCTAAAATTTTGGATTACAAACGTAAAGAATACTTTGAATATGCAGGTGCAGCTGGCGGATTCATTGATAAGTATGGCTATCCCTATTGTCGTGGTCGTATTTTTGAAACTTTGGAAAAAGATAATGGACAATACGATGATACTAGCGAAATATTTTGGGCTTCGGGTGCGTGTTTTTTTATACGAAGTTCCGTTTATAAGGAATTAAAAGGTTTTGATGCTGATTTTTTTGCCCACCAAGAAGAAGTTGATTTGTGTTGGCGCACTATTAATAAAGGATATACCATTATGTATAATTCTGCATCAGTGGTTTATCACGTGGGTGGGGCCACATTGCAACAAGGTAATCCAAAGAAAACATTTTTGAATTTTAGAAATTCATTACTGATGTTAACTAAAAACTTACCGCAAAAAGAAATTTATAGTATTCTTTTTCAACGAATGATACTAGACGGAATTGCAGCAATTCAATTTTTACTTAAAGGAAAAACAAATCATTTTTTAGCTGTTTTAAAAGCACATGCGTCCTTTTATAGTCTTTTTACTATTCATTATAATAAAAGAGAAGTATTTCAAGTTGAAAAATACTATACAGTAAAAAGTATCGTTTACTTATATTTTATAAAAAATGTTATGATATTTAAGGATATTTTGACATTCAAATAA
- a CDS encoding ATP-dependent helicase, with the protein MQKYIDQLNEAQREPVLQKDGPMIIIAGAGSGKTRVLTIRIAYLMSQGVDSFSILSLTFTNKAAREMKNRIAQIVGAGEAKNLWMGTFHSVFARILRSEADHLGYPSNFTIYDSQDSVRLISSIIKEMQLDRDVYKPKQVLSRISSYKNSLITVKAYFNNPELQEADAMSKKPRLGEIYQNYVDRCFKAGAMDFDDLLLKTNELLTRFPEVLAKYQNRFRYILVDEYQDTNHSQYLIVRALSDKFQNICVVGDDAQSIYAFRGANINNILNFQKDYEGVKTFRLEQNYRSTKNIVEAANTIIDKNKTKLDKIVWTANDFGPKIKVHRSLTDAEEGRFVASTIFEQKMQNQLHNGAFAILYRTNAQSRAMEDALRKRDIPYRIYGGLSFYQRKEIKDVLCYLRLVINPKDEEALIRVINYPARGIGDTTVEKLTIAANHYKRSIWEVMQNIDKIDLKLNSGTKQKLTDFVTMIQSFQVINENQDAFYITDHVSKKTGLVQELKKDATPEGMAKIQNIEELLNGIKDFTEGQKEIDGARGALSEFMEDVALATDLDKDTSDEDRVALMTIHLAKGLEFPHVFVVGMEEDLFPSAMSMSTRSELEEERRLFYVALTRAEHQAYLTYAQSRYRWGKLTDSEPSRFIEEIDSQYLEYITPIESNYRYKPMIDSDIFGDVDKSKLRLAKPVAGTPPKYITDNEPKSDINLRKLKPVSSNNSSSGSANLFDNKLIVGNIVMHERFGKGEIINLEGAGADKKAEIRFEVGGIKKLLLRFAKLDVIG; encoded by the coding sequence ATGCAGAAATATATAGATCAACTCAACGAAGCACAACGGGAACCAGTTCTACAAAAGGATGGTCCTATGATTATTATTGCAGGTGCTGGTTCTGGAAAAACACGTGTGTTGACCATTAGAATTGCTTATTTGATGAGTCAAGGAGTAGATTCATTTAGTATTTTATCGCTGACTTTTACTAATAAAGCAGCTCGTGAAATGAAAAACAGAATTGCTCAAATTGTTGGAGCAGGGGAAGCTAAGAATCTTTGGATGGGAACATTCCACTCTGTTTTTGCTCGTATTTTGCGTTCTGAAGCGGATCATTTGGGATATCCTTCAAATTTTACGATTTACGATTCTCAGGATTCTGTTCGATTAATTTCTTCTATTATTAAAGAAATGCAATTGGATCGTGATGTATATAAACCGAAACAAGTTCTAAGCCGAATTTCAAGTTATAAAAATAGTTTGATCACTGTAAAAGCCTATTTCAATAATCCTGAATTGCAGGAAGCGGATGCCATGTCCAAAAAACCACGATTAGGTGAAATCTATCAAAATTATGTAGATCGTTGTTTCAAAGCTGGCGCTATGGATTTTGATGATTTATTATTAAAAACGAATGAATTACTAACTCGTTTCCCTGAAGTTTTAGCTAAATATCAAAACAGATTTCGTTATATTCTGGTGGATGAGTACCAAGATACAAACCATTCCCAGTATCTTATTGTTCGAGCGCTATCCGATAAATTTCAAAATATATGTGTTGTAGGCGATGATGCCCAAAGTATTTATGCCTTCCGAGGAGCTAATATTAACAATATTCTAAATTTTCAGAAAGATTATGAAGGTGTAAAAACCTTTAGATTAGAGCAGAATTATCGTTCTACAAAAAATATTGTGGAAGCTGCCAATACCATAATCGATAAAAATAAAACGAAGCTTGATAAAATTGTTTGGACAGCAAATGATTTTGGTCCAAAGATAAAAGTGCATCGCAGTTTAACAGATGCCGAAGAAGGGCGTTTTGTAGCCAGTACCATTTTTGAACAAAAAATGCAAAACCAATTGCATAATGGTGCATTTGCCATTTTGTACCGAACCAATGCACAATCTCGAGCTATGGAAGATGCTTTGAGAAAAAGAGATATTCCATACCGAATTTATGGTGGTTTATCCTTTTATCAAAGAAAAGAAATCAAAGATGTTTTATGTTATTTGAGATTGGTTATTAATCCAAAAGATGAAGAAGCATTGATACGCGTAATCAATTACCCTGCGCGTGGTATAGGTGATACAACAGTCGAAAAACTTACTATTGCAGCCAATCATTACAAGCGTTCCATTTGGGAGGTAATGCAAAATATTGATAAAATTGACTTGAAACTAAATTCAGGAACTAAGCAAAAACTGACGGATTTTGTCACTATGATTCAGAGTTTTCAGGTTATTAATGAAAATCAAGATGCTTTTTATATTACAGATCATGTTTCTAAAAAAACAGGATTAGTTCAAGAATTAAAAAAAGATGCTACTCCAGAAGGAATGGCAAAAATTCAGAATATAGAAGAATTATTAAACGGTATCAAGGACTTTACTGAAGGGCAAAAAGAAATTGATGGCGCTCGTGGTGCATTATCAGAATTTATGGAAGATGTGGCCTTAGCTACGGATTTAGATAAAGATACTAGTGATGAAGATCGTGTGGCTTTAATGACTATACATTTAGCAAAAGGATTAGAATTTCCGCATGTATTTGTAGTAGGAATGGAAGAAGATTTGTTTCCAAGTGCTATGAGTATGAGTACGCGTTCTGAGCTTGAAGAAGAACGCCGTTTGTTTTATGTGGCATTAACACGCGCAGAGCATCAAGCGTATCTTACTTATGCACAATCTCGTTATCGTTGGGGAAAACTTACTGATAGTGAGCCTTCGCGATTTATCGAAGAAATTGATAGCCAATATCTAGAATATATAACTCCAATCGAATCCAATTACAGGTACAAGCCTATGATTGACAGTGATATTTTTGGAGATGTTGATAAATCAAAATTACGATTGGCAAAACCAGTTGCTGGTACACCGCCAAAATACATTACAGATAACGAACCCAAATCAGATATTAATCTTCGGAAATTAAAGCCTGTTTCTAGCAATAATTCCTCTTCTGGCAGTGCTAATTTATTTGATAATAAATTAATAGTTGGAAATATTGTTATGCATGAGCGTTTTGGTAAAGGAGAAATCATTAATTTAGAGGGAGCAGGAGCAGACAAAAAAGCTGAAATCCGTTTTGAAGTAGGCGGAATTAAAAAATTACTGCTGCGCTTTGCAAAATTGGATGTTATCGGATAA
- the holA gene encoding DNA polymerase III subunit delta, with protein sequence MDEVLKIVNDIKGGNIKPIYFLMGEEPYYIDKLSDYIEQNILSEEEKGFNQTVLYGRDVTIEDVVSTAKRYPMMADRQVVIIKEAQELSRTIDKIESYVENPLPSTVLVFCYKYKTLDKRKKVTKLLGQKGVVFESKKLYENQVGDWIKRVLSGKKYAIEPKASAMLVEFLGTDLSKINNELEKLQIILPVGSTITPKHIEENIGFSKDYNNFELLNALGSRNQLKAFQIVQYFSDNPKANPLVVTTSTIFGFYIKILKYHGLKDRNPKNVATALGVSPYFLKDYDVALKNYPMKKVSQIVTALRDIDVKSKGVGANALPQSDLLREMLYKIFN encoded by the coding sequence ATGGATGAAGTACTAAAAATTGTAAACGATATTAAAGGGGGAAACATCAAACCGATCTACTTTTTGATGGGAGAAGAGCCTTATTATATTGACAAACTATCTGACTATATTGAGCAAAATATATTATCTGAAGAAGAAAAAGGCTTTAATCAAACTGTTTTATATGGGCGTGATGTAACAATTGAAGATGTTGTTTCAACTGCTAAGCGCTATCCAATGATGGCAGATCGTCAAGTGGTAATTATTAAAGAAGCTCAAGAACTCTCCAGAACAATTGACAAAATTGAAAGTTATGTTGAGAATCCTTTGCCAAGTACCGTTTTAGTTTTTTGTTATAAATACAAAACTTTAGATAAACGTAAAAAAGTAACTAAGCTTTTGGGGCAAAAAGGTGTCGTTTTTGAAAGTAAAAAATTATACGAAAACCAAGTTGGAGATTGGATAAAAAGAGTTTTATCGGGAAAGAAATATGCCATTGAACCTAAAGCTTCTGCAATGTTAGTTGAGTTTTTAGGAACTGATTTGAGTAAAATAAATAATGAACTTGAAAAATTACAGATTATTTTACCCGTAGGAAGTACTATTACTCCCAAACATATTGAAGAAAATATAGGGTTTAGTAAAGATTATAATAATTTTGAATTGTTAAATGCACTTGGTTCGCGTAATCAATTGAAAGCATTCCAAATCGTTCAATATTTTTCGGATAATCCAAAAGCAAATCCTTTGGTAGTCACAACAAGTACAATCTTTGGTTTTTATATTAAAATATTAAAATACCACGGATTGAAAGATCGTAATCCTAAAAATGTAGCGACAGCTCTGGGTGTTAGCCCCTATTTTTTAAAGGATTATGATGTTGCACTAAAAAATTATCCAATGAAAAAAGTAAGTCAAATTGTAACTGCTTTGCGAGATATTGATGTGAAAAGTAAAGGAGTAGGAGCAAATGCGTTACCACAATCTGATTTATTAAGAGAAATGCTTTATAAAATATTTAATTAG
- the ettA gene encoding energy-dependent translational throttle protein EttA, protein MADDKKVIFSMSKLSKTYSSSNKQVLKDIYLSFFYGAKIGILGLNGSGKSSLLKIIAGVDKNYQGDVVFAPGYTVGYLEQEPILDDSKTVIEIVKEGVAETMAVLEEYNNINDLFGLPENYEDADKMDKLMDRQAALQDKIDALGAWEIDTKLEIAMDALRTPEGDTPIKNLSGGERRRVALCRLLLQQPDVLLLDEPTNHLDAESVLWLEQHLAQYAGTVIAVTHDRYFLDNVAGWILELDRGEGIPWKGNYSSWLDQKSNRMAQEEKVASKRRKTLERELDWVRQGAKGRQTKQKARLQNYDKLLNEDQKQLDENLEIYIPNGPRLGTNVIEAKGVAKAFGDKLLYDNLNFTLPQAGIVGIIGPNGAGKSTIFRMIMGEEKPDAGEFLIGETVKIAYVDQAHSNINPDKSIWENFCDGQELIMMGGRQVNSRAYLSRFNFGGSDQNKKVSMLSGGERNRLHLAMTLKEEGNVLLLDEPTNDLDINTLRALEEGLENFAGCAVVISHDRWFLDRICTHILAFEGNSEVYYFEGGFSDYEENKKKRLGGDLTPKRLKYRKLIRS, encoded by the coding sequence ATGGCTGACGATAAAAAAGTAATATTCTCAATGTCAAAATTGAGTAAAACGTATTCAAGTAGTAACAAACAAGTATTAAAAGACATTTATTTGAGTTTCTTTTATGGCGCTAAAATTGGTATTTTAGGTTTAAACGGCTCAGGAAAATCTTCTCTTTTGAAGATTATTGCTGGAGTTGATAAAAACTACCAAGGAGATGTTGTTTTTGCACCAGGTTATACGGTTGGATATTTAGAACAAGAACCTATTTTAGATGATTCTAAAACAGTAATTGAAATTGTAAAAGAAGGTGTTGCCGAAACTATGGCAGTATTAGAAGAATACAACAACATAAACGATTTATTTGGTCTTCCAGAAAACTATGAAGATGCCGATAAAATGGATAAGTTGATGGATCGTCAAGCTGCATTGCAGGACAAAATTGATGCTCTAGGTGCTTGGGAAATTGATACCAAATTAGAGATTGCAATGGATGCGCTACGAACTCCGGAAGGAGATACTCCTATCAAAAATTTATCAGGAGGTGAGCGTCGCCGAGTAGCTTTATGTCGTTTGTTATTGCAACAACCTGATGTATTATTGCTGGATGAGCCTACCAACCACTTAGATGCTGAATCGGTACTTTGGTTAGAACAACATTTAGCTCAATATGCTGGAACTGTAATTGCCGTTACTCACGATAGATATTTCTTAGATAATGTGGCAGGTTGGATTTTGGAATTGGATAGAGGAGAAGGTATTCCATGGAAAGGAAATTATTCTTCTTGGTTAGACCAAAAATCAAACCGTATGGCACAAGAAGAGAAAGTAGCTTCAAAACGTAGAAAAACCTTAGAACGCGAGTTGGATTGGGTTCGTCAAGGAGCTAAAGGACGTCAAACTAAACAAAAAGCACGTTTACAGAATTACGATAAATTATTGAATGAAGATCAAAAACAATTGGATGAGAATCTAGAAATCTACATTCCAAATGGTCCTCGTTTAGGAACTAATGTAATTGAAGCTAAAGGTGTTGCTAAAGCTTTTGGCGATAAATTATTATATGATAATTTGAATTTCACTTTGCCTCAGGCTGGAATTGTTGGTATTATTGGACCAAATGGCGCTGGTAAATCTACTATTTTCAGAATGATAATGGGAGAAGAGAAACCAGACGCAGGAGAGTTTTTAATTGGTGAAACCGTTAAAATCGCTTATGTTGATCAAGCGCATTCTAATATTAATCCAGACAAATCAATTTGGGAAAACTTCTGTGATGGTCAAGAATTAATCATGATGGGAGGTCGTCAAGTGAATTCTCGTGCTTATTTAAGTCGTTTTAACTTTGGTGGAAGTGACCAAAACAAAAAAGTTTCGATGCTTTCAGGAGGTGAAAGAAACCGTTTGCATTTAGCCATGACTTTGAAAGAAGAAGGCAACGTATTATTACTGGATGAGCCTACGAATGATTTGGATATTAATACGCTTAGAGCTTTAGAGGAAGGTTTGGAGAATTTTGCTGGTTGTGCAGTTGTAATTTCTCACGACAGATGGTTCTTAGACAGAATTTGTACGCATATTCTAGCTTTTGAAGGCAACTCTGAAGTGTATTATTTTGAAGGTGGTTTTTCTGATTATGAAGAAAACAAAAAGAAACGATTAGGTGGTGATTTGACTCCAAAACGTCTTAAATACAGAAAATTGATTAGAAGTTAA
- a CDS encoding OmpA family protein gives MRKIVIALSVLALLTSCVSKKKYSELEAKNKETQDLLNTCTVKLNSCLEEKAGLAATAASLKEHNQNLINVSKDMTILSTKGAENIEKALESIKEKDLKISRMQDALTKKDSVTLAVVTSLKSAVGLSDPDIEINVEKGVVFISIADKLLFKTGSYDVTDKAKGVLAKVAKVVNDKPDFECMVEGHTDSVPYNGSGILLDNWDLSVKRSTSIIRVLTNQLGVKPSQLIAAGRSSYVPLVANDSAENRARNRRTRIVVLPKIDQFYEMVEKEMKKQQ, from the coding sequence ATGAGAAAAATTGTAATTGCTTTATCAGTTTTAGCACTTTTAACTTCTTGTGTTTCTAAAAAGAAATATTCAGAACTTGAAGCTAAAAACAAAGAAACTCAAGATTTATTGAATACTTGTACTGTTAAGCTAAATTCTTGTTTAGAAGAAAAAGCAGGACTTGCTGCTACAGCTGCTTCTTTGAAAGAGCACAATCAAAATTTAATAAATGTTTCAAAAGACATGACAATCTTGTCTACTAAAGGAGCTGAAAATATTGAAAAAGCATTAGAATCTATTAAAGAAAAAGATTTGAAAATTAGTAGAATGCAAGATGCTTTAACTAAAAAAGACAGTGTTACACTTGCAGTTGTTACTAGTTTAAAAAGTGCTGTTGGTTTATCAGATCCAGATATTGAAATAAATGTTGAAAAAGGAGTAGTTTTTATTTCTATTGCAGACAAACTATTGTTTAAAACAGGAAGTTATGATGTAACAGATAAAGCTAAAGGAGTTTTGGCTAAAGTGGCTAAAGTTGTAAATGACAAACCTGATTTTGAATGTATGGTTGAAGGTCATACAGATAGCGTTCCTTACAATGGTTCTGGAATTTTGTTAGACAACTGGGACTTGAGTGTAAAACGTTCTACTTCAATAATTCGTGTGTTGACAAATCAATTAGGAGTTAAACCATCACAATTAATTGCTGCTGGTAGAAGTTCTTATGTACCTTTAGTAGCAAATGATTCTGCTGAAAATAGAGCGCGTAACAGAAGAACCCGTATTGTTGTATTGCCTAAAATTGACCAATTTTATGAAATGGTTGAAAAAGAAATGAAAAAACAACAATAG
- a CDS encoding CAL67264 family membrane protein translates to MGMNKNTILGWATLIMILMGLLLIALGAFRYDDVAGWGFAAVGVGFLANAWVFSSLKGRV, encoded by the coding sequence ATGGGAATGAATAAAAATACCATTTTAGGATGGGCAACATTGATAATGATTTTGATGGGATTATTGCTTATCGCATTAGGCGCTTTCAGATATGATGATGTTGCTGGCTGGGGGTTTGCAGCTGTAGGAGTTGGATTTCTTGCTAATGCATGGGTTTTTAGCTCTTTGAAAGGAAGAGTATAA